Genomic window (Fusobacterium sp.):
GCTGACTAACAATCAGCTTTTTTGTGCTGTCAATTTTAATCTTATTCGATTAATATATCTAATATGAATCCAAAATAATTAATATTTTTTATTTTTTCAACAAATTTATCAAATTATAATTTCCTAAGAAACAAAAAAAGACAGAGAATCACTCTCTGTCCACCTTTAACTTATTATTTTATTATTCTATATTGTTTGTCTCACATTTTTTACAGTTATTTCTAATACTCTTGTCAAAAATGGAAATTTTTCTTTCATCATATCATATTCATTTCCCGAATCAAGAAATACTGCTGTTCCTTCTATCACAAATCCAGTTCCCATTCCTACCTTACCTTGAACATCAGGACTTCCTAGCGTTACTATCATTTGATTATTTATTTTTATATTTTTTTCAGTTTTATGCAGCCAAGCAGCTGGAATTAATATCTTATTTTCACCTACAATCTGTAAATATTTGTTCCAAGTATTAGAAACATGTACATTTCCATCTGCCCAAGTTGTAATAGACACAACACCATTATGAGCTAAAACATTTTTAAAAACTTCATTAAACATAATTCATTCCTCCTTATTTTATATTTTTATTGCTTGTGATATTATTTACAATTTTTCTTCTTTTATTCCTTTTTCTCATTTTAAGTAAATGAAAAAGATATCTCTAATTAAAATGTTTGCTTTTAGTTATTTTATTAGATTCTTTATCCACTTTCCAGAACGAAGTCTTGGAATAGTAGCTACTACCTTAAATGGTTCTTCCAGACATACCATAAGGTATACAAAGATTATTGGAAATTTAAAATATACTGCTCCCAAAAATGATAATGGAACTCCAATACACCATACAGCTATAAGCTCTGTCATTATAGCATAAAGAACATCTCCTCCTCCTCGAAGCACACCAATAATCTGTACTATTCCAAAAAACCTCAGTGGAAGAGCTACTGCCATTATTCTGAGGACAATTATTACATTGTGATAAGTTTCTGGTGTTATCTTAAAGAGCATTGCTATTAATGGAGCCACTGCAAAGAATATTATTCCTATAATTATTCCAACTATTACTCCAAAAATTGATATTTTTAAAGCATCTTTTTTTGCTTCTTCCTCAAGTCCAGCTCCAATTTTATTTCCTATCAATATAGCAGAAGCTGAGGCTATTCCTATTCCGAATATATTGAATACATTATTTATGGTATTGGCTATCTGCATAGTTGCAGTAGCATTTGTTCCCAGCTTTGAATAAGCTACAAAATATGCTGTTATTCCTCCTATCCACATTACATCATTAAATATAACTGGTGCAGCTGTTTTAAAAAACTTTATTATAAGGGAAAAATTAAAATCTAAAAGCTGTGATAAGCTTCCTGCCACTATATTCTTATTTTTATATATAATAAAAAGAATAAAAGAAAGTTCCATACATCTTGATACAGTTGTTCCCAAAGCCGCACCTGCAACACCCATAACAGGTGCACCAAATTTTCCAAATATGAATATATAGTTAAGTATTCCATTGAACATAAGCCCTACAAGGCTCCCATACATTGGTATTTTAGTCTGACCTATACTCCTAAGTGACGCTGCAAAAGCCAGAGATATAGTAGTAAAAATATAGCTTAGAGCAACCATTCTCAAATAATCTCTTCCTAAGAATATTACTACTGGTTCCTTAGTAAATATACTC
Coding sequences:
- a CDS encoding pyridoxamine 5'-phosphate oxidase family protein — protein: MFNEVFKNVLAHNGVVSITTWADGNVHVSNTWNKYLQIVGENKILIPAAWLHKTEKNIKINNQMIVTLGSPDVQGKVGMGTGFVIEGTAVFLDSGNEYDMMKEKFPFLTRVLEITVKNVRQTI
- a CDS encoding MATE family efflux transporter; the encoded protein is MLNKLKLDKRFIKTLLVLAVPIILQSLVTASLNLLDNLMIGSLGENEIAAVGISNQFYMVYYYSIMGITLGAGIFMSQFWGKKDISSIHKFLGISLVFGIGATIFFAFAAFFIPDKIMSIFTKEPVVIFLGRDYLRMVALSYIFTTISLAFAASLRSIGQTKIPMYGSLVGLMFNGILNYIFIFGKFGAPVMGVAGAALGTTVSRCMELSFILFIIYKNKNIVAGSLSQLLDFNFSLIIKFFKTAAPVIFNDVMWIGGITAYFVAYSKLGTNATATMQIANTINNVFNIFGIGIASASAILIGNKIGAGLEEEAKKDALKISIFGVIVGIIIGIIFFAVAPLIAMLFKITPETYHNVIIVLRIMAVALPLRFFGIVQIIGVLRGGGDVLYAIMTELIAVWCIGVPLSFLGAVYFKFPIIFVYLMVCLEEPFKVVATIPRLRSGKWIKNLIK